From Rhodovastum atsumiense, a single genomic window includes:
- the nusG gene encoding transcription termination/antitermination protein NusG produces MAKRWYVVHVYSGFEKKIAQQIKEQAAQKGLDDQIEDVLVPSEQVVEMRRGQKVNAEQKFFPGYVLVKMELTDDAWHLVKDTPKVTGFLGSKTRPSPISDSEADRILRQTQEGVDRPRPSVVFEVGEQVRVADGPFTSFNGVIEEVDEEKGRVKVSVSIFGRSTPVELEYNQVEKV; encoded by the coding sequence ATGGCGAAGCGCTGGTACGTCGTCCACGTCTACTCCGGCTTCGAGAAGAAGATCGCCCAGCAGATCAAGGAGCAGGCCGCCCAGAAGGGGCTGGACGACCAGATCGAGGATGTGCTGGTCCCGTCGGAGCAGGTGGTCGAGATGCGGCGCGGCCAGAAGGTCAACGCCGAGCAGAAGTTCTTCCCCGGCTACGTCCTGGTGAAGATGGAGCTGACCGACGACGCCTGGCACCTGGTGAAGGACACACCCAAGGTCACCGGCTTCCTCGGCAGCAAGACGCGCCCGAGCCCGATCTCGGACTCCGAGGCTGACCGTATCCTCCGCCAGACCCAGGAAGGCGTCGACCGGCCGCGCCCCTCGGTGGTGTTCGAGGTCGGCGAGCAGGTGCGGGTCGCCGACGGCCCGTTCACCAGCTTCAACGGCGTGATCGAGGAAGTGGACGAGGAAAAGGGCCGGGTGAAGGTCAGCGTCTCGATCTTCGGCCGCTCCACCCCGGTCGAGCTGGAATACAATCAGGTCGAGAAGGTCTGA
- a CDS encoding NAD kinase: MVRTDRVAILASATPLAAAARERLTERYGNCPIEQAEMIVSLGGDGFMLETLHRILGRDIPVYGMNCGSVGFLMNPFSEDDLHGRLARAQAAVLRPLRMHAVTATGTVEEALALNEVSLLRQFRQTAKIRITIDGRVRLAELMCDGVLVSTPAGSTAYNLSAHGPIVPLSANVLPLTPISAFRPRRWRGALLPASAEVLFEVLESEKRPVAAVADDTEVRDVVSVAVSEDHHVAATVLFDPDQGLSERIIAEQFTV; encoded by the coding sequence ATGGTGCGCACCGACCGCGTGGCCATCCTCGCCTCCGCCACCCCGCTCGCCGCCGCCGCGCGGGAACGCCTGACCGAACGCTACGGCAATTGCCCGATCGAACAGGCGGAGATGATCGTTTCGCTCGGCGGCGATGGCTTCATGCTGGAAACGCTGCACCGCATCCTCGGCCGCGACATTCCGGTCTACGGCATGAACTGCGGCTCGGTCGGTTTCCTGATGAATCCCTTCAGCGAGGATGACCTGCACGGGCGCCTCGCGCGCGCGCAGGCAGCGGTGCTACGGCCCTTGCGCATGCACGCGGTGACCGCGACCGGCACGGTCGAGGAGGCGCTGGCGCTGAACGAAGTGTCGCTGCTGCGCCAGTTCCGCCAGACCGCCAAGATCCGCATCACCATCGACGGGCGGGTGCGCCTGGCCGAACTGATGTGCGACGGCGTGCTGGTGTCCACCCCGGCCGGCTCGACCGCCTACAACCTTTCGGCGCACGGGCCGATCGTGCCGCTCTCGGCCAATGTGCTGCCGCTGACGCCGATCTCCGCCTTCCGGCCGCGACGCTGGCGCGGCGCGCTGCTGCCGGCCAGCGCCGAGGTGCTGTTCGAGGTGCTGGAATCCGAAAAGCGCCCGGTCGCCGCGGTCGCCGACGATACCGAAGTGCGCGATGTCGTCTCGGTTGCGGTCAGCGAGGACCACCACGTGGCGGCAACCGTGCTGTTCGACCCCGACCAGGGGCTGTCGGAACGGATCATCGCCGAGCAGTTCACGGTCTGA
- a CDS encoding 2-aminoethylphosphonate--pyruvate transaminase has product MLLLIPGPVTTRPEVRAAMAQDFAPWDNDFRILYADLRGRVRAISGGARETHSAIALQGCGHFATEASLRSFVPPGGRILVPATGQYAERMMRLAREAGRVPVPLAVPGNGTVQPEAVAAALAADPGIGHVGLVYSETSSGVVHDPAPVGKVVREAGRRMILDAVSAFGALPLDVAAMPELDAVAFTSNKCLEGMPGLSFSVVRLDRLEACAGQAGSWSFNLADVQAQYRRSGDGSFRFTPPAQVLASLRVALDLYDAEGGQAARLARYRENARVLYDGMVSLGLQPCLAWEVQGPIVVNVRAPADPAWSLQGFVDALKSRGFLISNFYNTAEPSFRVGCIGAVTPEDMQRFVAAADAALHALGIRNRAPVASAA; this is encoded by the coding sequence ATGCTGCTTTTGATCCCCGGTCCCGTCACCACCCGGCCGGAGGTTCGGGCGGCGATGGCGCAGGATTTCGCCCCCTGGGATAATGATTTCCGCATCCTCTATGCCGATCTGCGCGGGCGGGTGCGGGCCATTTCGGGCGGCGCGCGCGAAACCCACAGCGCCATCGCGTTGCAGGGCTGTGGTCATTTCGCAACCGAAGCGTCGTTGCGCAGCTTCGTGCCCCCCGGCGGGCGCATCCTGGTACCGGCGACCGGCCAGTATGCCGAGCGCATGATGCGCCTGGCGCGCGAGGCCGGCCGGGTGCCGGTGCCGCTCGCCGTTCCCGGGAACGGGACCGTCCAGCCGGAGGCGGTGGCGGCGGCGCTGGCCGCCGACCCCGGCATCGGCCATGTCGGGCTGGTCTACAGCGAGACCAGCTCGGGCGTGGTGCACGATCCCGCGCCGGTGGGGAAGGTGGTGCGCGAGGCGGGACGGCGGATGATCCTGGATGCCGTCTCGGCCTTCGGCGCGCTGCCGCTCGACGTCGCGGCGATGCCGGAGCTCGACGCGGTCGCCTTCACCTCGAACAAATGCCTGGAGGGCATGCCTGGCCTGTCCTTCTCGGTCGTCCGTCTCGACCGGCTGGAGGCCTGCGCCGGCCAGGCCGGAAGCTGGTCGTTCAATCTCGCGGATGTGCAGGCCCAGTACCGGCGCAGCGGCGATGGCAGCTTCCGCTTCACCCCGCCTGCCCAGGTGCTGGCGAGCCTGCGGGTGGCGCTCGACCTGTACGACGCGGAAGGCGGCCAGGCCGCGCGGCTGGCCCGCTACCGGGAGAACGCACGCGTGCTGTATGACGGCATGGTCTCGCTCGGCCTGCAGCCCTGCCTGGCGTGGGAGGTGCAGGGGCCGATCGTGGTGAACGTGCGGGCGCCGGCCGATCCGGCCTGGAGCCTGCAGGGCTTCGTCGATGCGCTGAAGTCGCGTGGCTTCCTGATCAGCAACTTCTACAACACCGCCGAACCGAGCTTCCGGGTCGGCTGCATCGGGGCAGTGACGCCCGAGGACATGCAGCGCTTCGTCGCGGCGGCGGATGCGGCGTTGCACGCGCTTGGCATCCGCAACCGCGCCCCGGTCGCATCGGCGGCCTGA
- a CDS encoding rhamnan synthesis F family protein: MSTFRRFLRLSVTGWRIFSQRGLPILSYGASFLRKPSQIVEVWPANGIPLGPRIAAFVHFDRGGAVRQDVLDHVAALKAAGFSVIFVTNSGRLRREALFALQSLCAGIIIRRNIGYDFGAMREVIEHLDLPRADTEMLLLVNDSVYGPLRPLDDILARMDFNQADVWGLTESWQRRYHLQSFFLAFGRTALTDPAFRNFWRKVRPVTSKWWVISRYEIGLTQAMVKAGLRVEAVWRYSDLVRRVPPLGGIQAEMEPEADAEAKAYPGMLDPMVKSRLTHRQYIRTASSKRTPLNPTSDLWRDLLESGFPFIKRELLQRNPGEVADIAEWREVVRQTGSTAAEWIERDLKRVMRNRAP, translated from the coding sequence TTGAGCACGTTTCGCCGATTCCTGCGCCTGTCGGTCACCGGCTGGCGCATCTTCAGTCAACGCGGGCTCCCCATCCTGTCCTATGGCGCGAGCTTCCTGCGCAAACCCTCGCAGATCGTGGAGGTCTGGCCGGCGAACGGGATCCCTTTGGGGCCGCGGATCGCCGCCTTCGTTCACTTCGATCGCGGCGGGGCGGTGCGGCAGGACGTGCTGGACCATGTCGCAGCCCTCAAGGCCGCAGGTTTTTCGGTCATATTCGTCACCAATTCCGGCCGGCTGCGTCGCGAGGCGCTGTTCGCCCTGCAGTCGCTCTGCGCCGGCATCATCATCCGGCGCAATATCGGCTACGATTTCGGCGCCATGCGGGAGGTGATCGAGCATCTCGACCTGCCACGGGCAGATACCGAGATGCTGCTGCTGGTCAATGACAGCGTCTATGGCCCACTGCGTCCGCTTGACGACATTCTGGCACGCATGGATTTCAACCAGGCCGATGTCTGGGGCCTGACCGAAAGCTGGCAGCGCCGCTATCACCTGCAATCATTCTTCCTGGCGTTCGGCCGCACGGCGCTGACCGATCCCGCCTTCCGCAATTTCTGGCGCAAGGTGCGGCCGGTCACCTCCAAATGGTGGGTGATCTCCCGCTACGAGATCGGCCTGACCCAGGCGATGGTGAAGGCAGGCCTGCGGGTGGAAGCGGTCTGGCGCTACAGCGACCTGGTACGCCGCGTGCCGCCGCTCGGGGGGATCCAGGCCGAAATGGAACCGGAAGCAGACGCGGAGGCCAAGGCTTACCCGGGCATGCTCGACCCGATGGTGAAGAGCCGCCTGACCCACCGCCAGTATATCCGCACGGCCTCCAGCAAGCGGACACCCCTCAATCCGACCTCGGATCTGTGGCGCGACCTGCTGGAAAGCGGCTTCCCCTTCATCAAGCGGGAGTTGCTGCAGCGCAATCCCGGCGAGGTCGCCGATATCGCGGAATGGCGCGAGGTGGTGCGGCAGACAGGCAGCACCGCTGCCGAATGGATTGAACGCGATCTGAAACGGGTGATGCGCAACCGGGCCCCGTGA
- the secE gene encoding preprotein translocase subunit SecE encodes MAFEPVKFFREVRSEVVKVTWPTRKETLVTTGLVFAMAALAALFFFLADQVIGIFVRLLFGVAG; translated from the coding sequence GTGGCGTTCGAACCGGTCAAGTTCTTCCGTGAGGTGCGTAGCGAGGTGGTCAAGGTCACCTGGCCCACCCGCAAGGAGACTCTCGTCACGACCGGCCTGGTGTTCGCCATGGCGGCGCTGGCTGCCCTGTTCTTCTTCCTCGCCGATCAGGTGATCGGCATATTCGTGCGCCTCCTGTTCGGCGTGGCGGGCTGA
- a CDS encoding formate--tetrahydrofolate ligase — MATDIEIARATRLRPIAEIAARAGIPADALEPYGRYKAKVGLDFVRSVEDRPEGALVLVTGINPTPAGEGKTTTTIGLGDALNALGQRTLICLREPSLGPCFGLKGGATGGGRAQVAPMEEINLHFTGDFHAITAANNLLAAMVDNHLYWGNELGLDPRRITWRRAIDMNDRALRSIVTSLGGAANGFPREDGFDITVASEVMAVFCLARDFDDLRDRLGRMVVGTRRDGSMVRASDLKADGAMAALLRDALQPNLVQTLEGSPALVHGGPFANIAHGCNSLQATRLGMRLADIVVTEAGFGADLGGEKFLDIKCRVEKIAPSCAVVVATLRALKMHGGVAKSALGREDPAAVARGVVNLVRHVENMGKFGLPVLVALNRFTSDTDAEIAVVQEAMARLGTQAYLCTHWSDGAAGATDLARAVLERIGAHTARYHPLYPDEMKLAEKIRTIAREIYRAADVSLPPAVVKKLAAWEAAGFGHVPVCIAKTQYSFSADPTQLGAPEGHVLPVRDVRLSAGAGFVVAICGDIMTMPGLPRVPAAEAISLSADGLIDGLF; from the coding sequence ATGGCCACCGACATCGAGATTGCTCGCGCGACCAGGCTCCGCCCGATCGCCGAGATCGCGGCCCGCGCCGGCATTCCTGCCGATGCGCTGGAGCCCTATGGGCGTTACAAGGCCAAGGTCGGCCTCGATTTCGTCCGCTCGGTGGAGGATCGTCCGGAAGGGGCGCTGGTGCTGGTCACCGGCATCAATCCGACCCCCGCGGGGGAGGGCAAGACCACCACGACCATCGGCCTCGGCGACGCGCTGAACGCGCTCGGCCAGCGTACGCTGATCTGCCTGCGCGAACCCAGCCTCGGCCCCTGCTTCGGCCTCAAGGGCGGTGCCACCGGCGGCGGGCGCGCCCAGGTCGCCCCGATGGAAGAAATCAACCTGCATTTCACGGGGGATTTCCATGCCATCACCGCGGCCAACAACCTGCTCGCGGCGATGGTGGACAACCACCTCTACTGGGGCAACGAACTCGGCCTCGATCCGCGCCGCATCACCTGGCGTCGCGCCATCGACATGAATGACCGCGCGCTGCGCAGCATCGTCACCAGCCTGGGCGGGGCGGCCAACGGCTTCCCGCGCGAAGACGGGTTCGACATCACCGTCGCCTCCGAAGTGATGGCGGTGTTCTGCCTCGCCCGCGACTTCGACGACCTGCGCGACCGGCTCGGCCGCATGGTGGTGGGCACGCGGCGCGACGGGTCGATGGTGCGGGCGAGCGACCTGAAGGCGGATGGCGCCATGGCGGCATTGCTGCGCGATGCGCTGCAGCCCAACCTGGTGCAGACCCTGGAAGGGTCCCCCGCGCTGGTGCATGGCGGCCCCTTCGCCAATATCGCGCATGGGTGCAATTCGCTGCAGGCGACCCGGTTGGGCATGCGGCTGGCCGACATCGTGGTCACCGAGGCCGGGTTCGGCGCCGACCTGGGCGGGGAGAAGTTCCTCGACATCAAGTGCCGGGTGGAGAAGATCGCGCCGTCCTGCGCGGTGGTGGTGGCGACGCTGCGGGCACTGAAGATGCATGGCGGCGTCGCCAAGTCCGCGCTTGGCCGCGAGGATCCCGCGGCGGTCGCGCGCGGCGTGGTCAACTTGGTGCGCCACGTCGAGAACATGGGCAAGTTCGGCCTGCCCGTGCTGGTGGCGCTGAATCGCTTTACATCCGACACGGATGCCGAGATCGCGGTGGTGCAGGAGGCGATGGCCCGGCTGGGGACGCAGGCCTATCTCTGCACGCACTGGAGCGATGGTGCCGCCGGGGCGACGGACCTGGCGCGCGCCGTGCTGGAACGCATCGGCGCGCATACCGCGCGCTACCATCCGCTTTATCCCGACGAGATGAAGCTGGCCGAGAAGATCCGCACCATCGCCCGCGAGATCTATCGGGCCGCCGATGTCAGCCTGCCCCCTGCGGTCGTGAAGAAGCTGGCGGCCTGGGAGGCGGCGGGCTTCGGCCACGTGCCGGTCTGCATCGCCAAGACTCAGTACAGCTTCAGCGCCGATCCGACGCAGCTCGGCGCCCCCGAGGGCCACGTGCTGCCGGTGCGCGACGTCCGCCTTTCGGCCGGGGCTGGTTTCGTGGTCGCGATCTGCGGCGACATCATGACCATGCCCGGCCTGCCGCGCGTGCCGGCCGCCGAGGCAATCAGCCTGTCGGCGGACGGGTTGATCGACGGCCTGTTCTGA
- a CDS encoding carbon-nitrogen hydrolase family protein, giving the protein MRVSVVQMNPGHVKADNIAQARTLIAGAIASDRPDIVSLPEIWTCLGGDRAAKFEQAEDLPPRGSNETGGPAYEFLRSVAREHRIHVHGGSIGERGGDRLFNTTVVFDPDGRELARYRKIHLFDIVTPDGQGYRESATYGAGEEIVTWQAGELKIGCAICYDVRFPELFLALRRAGAELIFLPAAFTLQTGKDHWETLIRARAIETQCWFAAPACWGRHLDGAKLEPRFTYGHSLICDPWGHVVAKVSDGTGWASARIDPAMTARVRRDMPVLEHRRLA; this is encoded by the coding sequence ATGCGCGTCAGCGTGGTGCAGATGAATCCGGGTCATGTGAAGGCGGACAACATCGCCCAGGCCCGGACACTGATCGCCGGCGCCATCGCTTCCGACCGGCCCGACATCGTCAGCCTGCCGGAGATCTGGACCTGCCTTGGCGGCGACCGCGCCGCCAAGTTCGAACAGGCCGAGGACCTGCCGCCGCGCGGCAGCAACGAAACCGGCGGCCCCGCCTACGAGTTCCTGCGCAGCGTGGCCCGCGAGCACCGCATCCACGTGCATGGTGGCTCGATCGGCGAGCGTGGCGGCGACCGCCTGTTCAACACCACCGTGGTGTTCGACCCGGACGGGCGGGAACTGGCGCGCTACCGCAAGATCCATCTGTTCGACATCGTCACCCCCGACGGCCAGGGCTATCGCGAGAGCGCCACCTACGGCGCCGGCGAGGAGATCGTCACCTGGCAGGCCGGCGAGCTGAAGATCGGCTGCGCCATCTGCTACGATGTGCGCTTCCCCGAACTGTTCCTGGCACTCCGTCGCGCCGGCGCCGAGCTGATCTTCCTGCCGGCCGCCTTCACCCTGCAAACCGGCAAGGATCACTGGGAAACGCTGATCCGCGCCCGGGCCATCGAAACCCAGTGCTGGTTCGCCGCCCCCGCCTGCTGGGGCCGCCACCTGGACGGCGCGAAGCTGGAGCCGCGCTTCACCTACGGCCATTCGTTGATCTGCGATCCCTGGGGCCATGTGGTGGCGAAGGTGTCGGACGGCACCGGCTGGGCAAGCGCACGCATCGACCCGGCGATGACCGCCAGGGTGCGCCGCGACATGCCGGTGCTGGAGCACCGGCGCCTGGCCTGA
- a CDS encoding SGNH/GDSL hydrolase family protein, whose translation MRRILLAALLLASVAIRPAMASPDCPFSPDIAAPTVAPGSLPHVAAALKASRLDILALGSGSVLGPNGRSEGSFADHMAQDLRAAFPGVDIRLTVQGQRGMTATAMLPMLIQELDGHGIDLVIWQTGTVEAVRRLPAAELGRTLDTGAEAVRRVGADLVLVDPQFSRLLQSHAELVPYRQALDQVARRNQIVLFHRFDLIRHWVEAGGVDLETARRADRAKIADRLSACLGQALAATLLRGAGLAQ comes from the coding sequence ATGCGCCGCATCCTTCTTGCTGCCCTGCTGCTGGCCTCGGTTGCGATCCGCCCGGCCATGGCAAGCCCGGATTGCCCTTTCTCCCCCGATATCGCCGCCCCCACCGTCGCCCCAGGGTCGCTGCCCCATGTGGCCGCCGCCCTGAAGGCCAGCAGGCTGGATATCCTGGCACTCGGGTCCGGCTCCGTACTAGGCCCGAACGGCCGCAGCGAGGGGTCCTTCGCCGACCATATGGCCCAGGATCTGCGGGCCGCCTTCCCCGGCGTCGATATCCGGCTAACCGTGCAAGGGCAGCGCGGCATGACCGCCACGGCGATGCTTCCCATGCTGATCCAGGAACTCGATGGCCACGGCATCGACCTGGTGATCTGGCAGACCGGCACGGTCGAGGCGGTGCGCCGACTGCCGGCGGCGGAGCTGGGCCGGACGCTCGATACGGGCGCCGAGGCGGTGCGGCGCGTCGGCGCCGACCTGGTGCTGGTGGATCCGCAGTTCAGCCGGCTGCTGCAGTCCCATGCCGAACTGGTTCCCTACCGGCAGGCGCTCGACCAGGTGGCGCGCCGCAACCAGATCGTGCTGTTCCACCGCTTCGACCTGATCCGCCACTGGGTGGAAGCCGGCGGGGTCGACCTGGAAACCGCGCGACGGGCGGACCGGGCGAAAATCGCCGATCGCCTGAGTGCCTGCCTCGGTCAGGCCCTGGCCGCCACGCTCCTGCGCGGGGCGGGACTGGCGCAATGA